CTATTGATGAAAATTAGAGATATAGGGAAAGAGAAATGATTAAATTATTGACATTTCATTAAGAAGCATGTCTTGTTTGTGAAATTATCATAAAACATCAATTCCGTTCTGTTAGATCTGATGCATCTGAACTAGTTTCTGATGAAATTTGGTAAATGCAGGATTCTTTTGGAAAGAAATACAAAGACTTTTGGGCTGAGTGATAACAAGCTGTTAAGAAAGATTAGTTTGCTCTACTCTTCACTCATGGTAAGAGTTCTGGAGATCAACTTTCTTACCATTGGCATGTACTAATTCCCTGCAAACAACACTACAAGTCAGGGTTCTGTTCTTTGTAGTGCATGGGGTGTTTGAGCATGGAATCAGCTGACAAGCATTTAAGGGAGTGATAAAATAGATTGGCAAAAACTATGGCTTTAATGTCATCACACAAAGCAAGATCGAAGCATTAACAGGATTCCAAATTAACTATCTCCCAAACAGTCCTTGATCCTAATTAGCTTGGCAAATCTGCCAAAAAGTGCCCTACTATAGGACATAAGGCCTCCAATGATTCAAACCTGGGGCCTTTGATGGGACAGGGGGAGCCCATCCATGTGAGAGAACAATGTGGTTTAAGGCACCCCCTAAGCACACATTTCAGTACTAGTAATATGTACCTTATCATGTGGTCCTTAGTTAAGGGTAGCATAGATAAAATAATCCTTGTAATGGTATAGGGCAAGGTGCAAGGACCCACATGCTGTAAAGGGCCATTGAAGGTGATTCTCATTTGtccttccaactttgggaagtgtGGAAGCTCTGCAGATGCATTAGATTCCTGGGAAGTTAACAGTCGATCAGCTTTCCTGCCTGGGTCATGAAAAAAAACCATCAAATCAGAAATAAAAATCTGTAGAATTATTTCAAGAGAAAAAAAAGTGGAATCAAGGCTTCATTATAGTCATATCAATGATCTATTAATTCATGAGTTGTGTCATAAGCTCTGCTTAATTGTTGCCTGTACATAGGAGCAGCTGTAAATTCCTTCAAGGAATTACCAAGCCTTGGTAATAAGAAATCCAAAATCTATGGTTGTTGGCTTGTTTCCATGCTCTTTGTCCACAACAAAGGACAGATTCAGTTCTTCATTGTCTCAAGACAAAGTAATACTTTGAACAAGTATGCTTTTGTTCTACCAAAGCAATGGTCCCTGATGTCAATAATCAAGAGAGCCATTCCTACAAGTAAAGAAACATAAGGATATGTAATATGATGCGAATGCTCAAAGGCATGTACACTTGAGACCATGATCattgcttctttctttctttctttctttctttctttctttcaggaGATGAAGTTGGGAAGAGCAGGGAGTCATGTGGAGCTACAGAGATGATACACTCCCATGTGGATACCATGTGGGACTTGATTTCCTTTCCCCAAAGTCCACTGGGATTAGAAAGAAAAGGTTGAGCACCCACATCCACCATCATCTTTCCCTCGTCTTGCTGACCTACTTTTTCTGGATGACATGATCTCTTGCAGAGTTGATGTATCCGTCTGTCTGTCTGAGGTCAGTGAAAGACGAAATCACCTCAGAAAATGGTGTTAAGGTGATTCAATCAACCTaaataacaattttttttttttttctcattggaAATCTTCTTTCAAAAATGGATCTTCTGTTATGCATCATGCAATCTTCAAACATGATATTGAAACGTCAATATACTGTCACAAAGCCGTTTATTAGTTGGCTGCCGATTGGTTTTTTGTTGAAGAACATATAATTTGCATGGATATTCCTGTTCAACAGTAACCTGCATTTTGTGATGGAGACTTTTTTATGTCCTCATGCTGCGGCATACCATCGTATACTTGTATACTGTACAGTGCCAATGTTCATCCTTGTTGAATTCTCACAAGTTAAATCATTCTTACCTGTAGCAGGGGCTGCTTGTCCTTTGAATGTGTTTGTGTTGTGTTGCTAGGGAGATCCTATATTATATTCTTGTGCATGGTTGTTTCAATTCAGATGGAAATATGTGCCATGGGGTTTTGCATGTTGGAGTACAATAGAGGAGATGTTTGAGGCAGCGGGCCTTGGGCACACCATGTGCATGCATGTGGTGTGTCGCTTCCAAGTAGACCCCTATCCCAATCTCACTTTTCCACCACCCTACTGGTTGGGTTCTGCTCATGCCTCCCCATGACTCGTTCATCCCATTACTGCCTTCGCCATGGAAGTAGCGCTCATGTTCTTCTTCCTGCTTTATTTCTCTGTCATCTGAACACTTTGTTACAGCTGTTTCCTAATTCTAAAACCTTAAGACTGCCGAGTCTTAATGGCATCACGGTATACTCAAAGACATGTCCATCTTTCACATGACTTTTCCCCATGCGCAAACCACGTAAAAGACGCCACTTGTTTTTCTCATCAGTGCAGACCTCAGCATACGACCCACCCCTCTTGTCTCAAATGGTAGCCGTTTCTCTTTGGTTTTTTCTCCTTGCCAGTGACCTTGTTTAATctcaatgtgtgtgtgtgtgtgtgtatatgagagagagagagagagagagaataccaCAATCACCTAGTGCTACACCCAATGCTTTCAGATATCTTCTTGTGTGGTTTCTCCTCTGCTTCCCACCCTCTATCTTTGTCATCTCGATCCATATGAGTAAAGCAAGCCTTTGACACACACACACCTTGCTGTTCTTCCCTCCAAACGCAACCATGCAAGCCACCAAATCATTCGAGCAAGCTTTCCTGAAGCAAATGCTTATTGGCATCCAACTTTCTGCTGTTTCACACGGAAGCGGGAGTCTTCAGGAGAGGAAGAGCGCCATCAAGCTCTCGGCCGATGTCGCCATGGCCGTCGCCAGAGGTAGCAAAAAATGGACTCGTGGCCTCATCGCTAGCCTCTCCAAGGAAGAGCACAACAGGTCCTTCCTTCAGTTCGTCCTTGGAAAGGAGTCTGAGAGACCAGCCAAGATTTGCCACAGCTCATGGAAGATCCCAAGAAGCAAGAATATCGTGAGGAGGAGCCTTAGGTTTCtgtccaagaggaagagcaacataCGTGCACCGAATAGCAGCGTTCTTGCCGGGACACTAGTGGAGAAGAGAACACAAGTGCTCAAGAGGCTTGTCCCCGGGGGTCAGTCCATGGATGCGTTCTCCTTGTTGGACGAAACCCTAGACTATGCCGCCTGTCTTCAAGCTCAGGTGGATGTAATGCAGAAGCTTATGACAACTCTCGAAGCATCAAAACATAGGTAACTTCATTCCATTGATCACTGTCACTTCTCTTCAGTTTCATGTTTCGTTCCATACTTTTGCACCATTTCTTCGTTGTTCTTATCCGCAGAGCTGACAGTGACGCACAGCGCCCCAAAGAAAAGTTTCATCTGTTGGCAATGGTGGGAAGCTGGTATTCCACGAGGAAAGGCCTCCGGAAAAGGCTCAGCAAGAGGCCAAAGCTCACACTGTAGCATGGGAGGAACGTGTACTCTGCGGAAAGTAACGTGAGAAGAATGTAATGCGTGCGTCGGTGCTTTGTATTGATCGCTCTTCTGAAACTGCTAAAGATTGGAGAATGTCGAAACGTGGAGGAGATCATATGTATATTGGAGAGAGGGATAAAGCAGTGAAGCTTTTGCTTCCCCATTAATATTACTGGCTCTTGTTTTGTGTGAAAGACTCATCGAGGACTCGAAATATATGCATACGAAGACGCATGCATATAAATATTTACCCATTTGAATGCAAACAATTCAGAAGATActcttaaactattataaatatctatttcAACCATAATATCATATATTAAATGTTTtccattttaattttatttaacttaTTTACAGTATTTTCAAGTAGATGTTAAAAAAAGAcacaaatattaaaataaaaataacaaagatgaaaaaaataaaggaaaatcaaaaataaaatatagttaaaATTAGATAGAAGTGGGTTCGAGAAGAGTATCCTAACCAACTAGACTACAacgaataaaaaaaatacaaatataaatacaaatacaaatacaaatacaaagaaaagaaatatataaaaatataaaactaaaataaaaaaataaaataaaattatagaatatacaataaaatataaatgaaaaataaaataaaaattccgTTGCCGGGACTTGAACCCGGGTCTCTCGGGTGAGAGCCGAGTATCCTAACCAACTAGACTACAACggatgttgtgtaacgtttaggaAAATTATAAATCACAACTACATCTCTCACTATACAAATCTTTCGCCTTAATTCAACGACGGCTCACGGAGGCCCCAACCGAGACATAGTTCCCTATTCCCATTCGCATCGGCTGCCTCTCGCGACCTTCTCACTCCACTCTCCGGCCACAAACCTAGGGCTCGGCCAGCGACGTCCTCTTCCTCACACCACCACCGCCTCATCCAATTTCCTACAAACAGACGGGGTTTCTTTACCACCCATCAAGGTTCTGCTTCgccttgcttcttcttcttcgttttgCTTTCACGTACTGTGATTATTTAGGGTTTTAATCTGTAGGTAAGTTCATTCTTATTTTACTAGGTGGTCTGTGTCAGAACTTTTTAGATCCGTTCAATTCCGTtcaattatctttactgtaatcgAATCGGTCTTCATCCGTGAGCCTTATCGTTTCTTCCGTAGAGATCTACTTGGGCGCAACTGATGTCCTTCTGATGCGCATTCCGTTTCGACTCCCGATGTTCCCTAAGAGTTCTGATGAATCTTGATAGTTTGTCCGCAGCCAGTCGACAACCCAATTGATACCCCAGTCGGATTTCCTAATTGcagctcttgaaaataatttgaaTAGGATCGCATCTTAACTTAGCTGATCCAAAGGACGTCTATATTGATTTTCTAAGCATTAGATGGAATGTGGATCCACCATTGATTTGTCTGAGTGCTTACTGTTTGCAGGCCGTATAAGGGTAATCAAAGACGATTTGGTGATGTTTACTAAGTGTTGATGATTTGTATGCTCCTGCAAACTATATGTGTCTCATACACTTAGCAGAACATGTACCAAAATATTTGTGTTGCCAAGATGAGATTGTTGAAGTAGATATGTGGAGTTACTAAGACAAAATATGGTTTTATTCGTTAGCAATTAGATGTAGCTCCAATAGAGGATAAAATATGATAGAATCATTGAACAGTGTATGAAAATCTTTACAGAGAACTTATAGATGCTGTCGTTAGACTACATGAAATAATTAGTATTAATAGTGTTAGAATAGGTAGAGGGAGATCTTAGAAGACTTTATTAGAAaccttaaataaataattaaatgctCCTGATTTTACTAAGGATGTTGCTTTGTGCAGAGCTCAATGTCAGAATAAGATCTATACAATGGatctcaaatagttgggacatatgacttacactttgcaaaacaaaaaaaaaagaagagctaATACTTGAAAATTATAACTTTTAAAAAGTTTTATGAGAGCATCATGAAAGTAAATTAGTAATGTTTAAACAATATTCAAAGACGAGCTTGCCTCAACTTCTACAAGAACGTTGTAGTAATATGATCTTTTAAACTTTGCAGGCATCTTTCAAGAACATTGTAGTAATAGAAAAGGAGAAATTGCATGTTTAGCTAATATTATGTAATATTGTCCACCTTATA
This DNA window, taken from Musa acuminata AAA Group cultivar baxijiao chromosome BXJ3-7, Cavendish_Baxijiao_AAA, whole genome shotgun sequence, encodes the following:
- the LOC135642128 gene encoding uncharacterized protein LOC135642128 isoform X1 — encoded protein: MQATKSFEQAFLKQMLIGIQLSAVSHGSGSLQERKSAIKLSADVAMAVARGSKKWTRGLIASLSKEEHNRSFLQFVLGKESERPAKICHSSWKIPRSKNIVRRSLRFLSKRKSNIRAPNSSVLAGTLVEKRTQVLKRLVPGGQSMDAFSLLDETLDYAACLQAQVDVMQKLMTTLEASKHRADSDAQRPKEKFHLLAMVGSWYSTRKGLRKRLSKRPKLTL
- the LOC135642128 gene encoding uncharacterized protein LOC135642128 isoform X2; protein product: MQATKSFEQAFLKQMLIGIQLSAVSHGSGSLQERKSAIKLSADVAMAVARGSKKWTRGLIASLSKEEHNRSFLQFVLGKESERPAKICHSSWKIPRSKNIVRRSLRFLSKRKSNIRAPNSSVLAGTLVEKRTQVLKRLVPGGQSMDAFSLLDETLDYAACLQAQVDVMQKLMTTLEASKHSDAQRPKEKFHLLAMVGSWYSTRKGLRKRLSKRPKLTL